The Deltaproteobacteria bacterium HGW-Deltaproteobacteria-6 genome has a segment encoding these proteins:
- a CDS encoding glycosyl transferase: MKISIIIPALHEGAQINEALNSLKVAAAGIPYEVIVADGDPSGGTIRQIADSRVITLIAPAGRAKQMNAGAARAAGDILLFLHADTHLPQNVFFKIMAALSDGRFIGGAFDLGIRNGRRIFQIIGRCASWKHRLTRVPYGDQAIFMLRNYFEEMGGYPEIPLMEDVELMKRVKRRGGRIIILPQTVMTSSRKWEKDGVAYTIARNWVIQTLYLLGVPAERLVKYYYQEQRELR; the protein is encoded by the coding sequence ATGAAAATATCGATCATCATTCCGGCTCTCCATGAAGGCGCACAAATCAATGAAGCGCTGAATTCACTGAAAGTCGCTGCCGCCGGGATTCCATACGAAGTGATTGTCGCAGACGGCGACCCATCGGGCGGCACCATCAGGCAGATTGCGGATTCCCGCGTTATCACTCTGATCGCACCCGCAGGCCGGGCAAAACAGATGAATGCGGGCGCCGCCCGGGCAGCCGGAGATATTCTTCTTTTTCTGCATGCCGATACGCACCTGCCGCAAAATGTATTTTTTAAAATCATGGCGGCGCTTTCCGATGGACGTTTTATCGGCGGCGCTTTTGATCTGGGCATCCGGAACGGCCGCCGGATATTTCAGATCATCGGCCGCTGCGCTTCCTGGAAGCACCGTCTGACGCGTGTGCCCTACGGCGACCAGGCGATTTTCATGCTGCGGAATTATTTTGAGGAGATGGGCGGCTATCCGGAGATTCCTTTAATGGAAGACGTGGAACTGATGAAGCGCGTGAAACGGCGGGGAGGGCGCATCATCATCCTGCCTCAGACCGTGATGACCTCTTCGCGAAAATGGGAAAAAGACGGCGTGGCCTATACCATTGCCAGGAACTGGGTGATTCAGACACTCTATCTTCTGGGCGTACCGGCAGAGCGGCTGGTGAAATATTATTACCAAGAGCAACGGGAATTAAGATGA
- a CDS encoding ABC transporter ATP-binding protein, whose protein sequence is MALLWINNISISFGGPQLIDRASLQIEAGERIGLLGRNGSGKSTLMKLLNRDLVPDAGEISGSGDVRVALMPQDIEDLPGTVYDVVAAGDQQHLDLLHEYHDLSVQLTRSNDQNLLKKMERVHHQLEAAGAWQYSQKVEAVISRTSLDADAEFRLLSAGMKRRVLLARALVSEPDILLLDEPTNHLDIHSILWLEEFLQNYDKTILFVTHDRTFLQKIATRIVEIDRGKLFSFACNYSTYLERRQAMQEAEESQWQTFDKKLAKEEVWVRQGIKARRTRNEGRVRALMVLREERARRREREGSVKLAIQEAERSGKLVVEADKISFAYDNRKIIDSFSTTIIRGDKIGIIGPNGSGKTTLLKVLLGELPVSGGKIRLGTGIAIAYFDQLRAQFDDSKSLRDNIAGGNDTVFINGMPRHIVGYLQDFLFPPEQIKSPVASLSGGERNRLLLARLFATPSNVLVLDEPTNDLDAETLELLEDRLLEYTGTILLVSHDRTFLNNVVTSTIVLEGEGRLQEYVGGYDDWLRQRACVNTQSKPAAKETKAKKEKQPKEKSKLSFKETKELEELPQKIEKMEKEKEQLVELLNSADLYKTNNPSRVLDVNNQLAALEANLEKAYARWDELEEMAAKFST, encoded by the coding sequence ATGGCTTTACTTTGGATCAATAACATTTCCATCAGCTTTGGCGGGCCGCAGCTTATTGACAGGGCATCGCTCCAGATCGAAGCGGGCGAACGCATCGGGCTTCTGGGACGAAACGGCTCGGGCAAGTCCACGCTGATGAAACTGCTGAACAGGGATCTGGTTCCCGATGCGGGGGAAATCAGCGGCAGCGGCGATGTGCGCGTGGCGCTCATGCCCCAGGACATTGAGGATCTGCCGGGCACGGTCTATGATGTGGTTGCCGCGGGCGATCAGCAGCACCTGGATTTGCTGCATGAATATCACGATCTCTCCGTGCAGTTAACCCGGAGCAATGATCAGAATCTTCTGAAAAAAATGGAACGGGTTCACCACCAACTGGAAGCGGCAGGCGCCTGGCAGTATTCCCAGAAAGTCGAGGCCGTGATTTCCCGCACATCGCTTGACGCAGATGCCGAATTTCGTCTGCTTTCGGCAGGCATGAAGCGGCGGGTGCTGCTGGCCCGCGCGCTGGTGAGTGAGCCGGATATTCTGCTTTTGGATGAACCCACCAACCATCTGGATATCCATTCCATTCTCTGGCTGGAAGAGTTTCTGCAAAATTACGACAAGACCATTTTGTTTGTCACGCACGACCGGACATTTCTGCAGAAAATCGCCACGCGCATTGTGGAAATAGACCGCGGCAAGCTGTTTTCCTTTGCCTGCAATTATTCGACTTACCTGGAACGGCGTCAGGCTATGCAGGAGGCGGAGGAAAGCCAGTGGCAGACATTCGATAAAAAACTGGCCAAAGAAGAAGTCTGGGTGCGTCAGGGCATTAAAGCACGGCGCACGCGCAATGAAGGCCGGGTGAGGGCGCTTATGGTGCTGCGCGAGGAGCGTGCCCGCAGGCGCGAGCGCGAAGGCAGCGTGAAACTGGCCATTCAGGAAGCCGAGCGCAGCGGCAAGCTGGTTGTGGAAGCCGACAAAATCAGCTTTGCCTATGACAATAGAAAAATCATCGATTCTTTTTCCACCACGATTATTCGCGGCGATAAAATCGGCATCATCGGGCCCAACGGCTCCGGAAAGACCACGCTGCTCAAAGTACTGCTCGGTGAACTTCCCGTATCAGGCGGGAAAATCAGACTGGGCACGGGGATTGCGATTGCCTACTTTGATCAACTGCGCGCGCAGTTTGACGATAGTAAATCCCTGCGGGATAATATTGCCGGCGGCAACGACACCGTCTTCATCAACGGTATGCCCCGCCATATTGTCGGCTATCTGCAGGATTTTCTTTTTCCGCCCGAGCAGATTAAGTCGCCGGTGGCCTCTCTTTCCGGCGGCGAGCGCAACCGGCTGCTTCTGGCCCGGCTTTTTGCCACGCCATCCAATGTGCTGGTGCTGGATGAACCCACCAATGATCTCGATGCGGAAACACTGGAGCTTCTGGAGGATCGCCTGCTGGAATACACAGGCACCATATTACTGGTCAGCCATGACCGAACGTTTCTCAACAATGTCGTCACCTCCACAATCGTTCTGGAGGGCGAAGGGCGCCTGCAGGAATATGTCGGCGGCTATGACGACTGGCTCAGACAGCGCGCCTGCGTGAACACACAGTCGAAACCGGCGGCAAAAGAAACGAAGGCTAAAAAAGAAAAACAGCCGAAAGAAAAATCAAAGCTGTCTTTCAAGGAAACAAAAGAACTGGAAGAACTGCCGCAAAAAATCGAAAAGATGGAAAAAGAAAAAGAGCAGCTTGTGGAATTACTGAATTCCGCTGATTTATATAAAACCAACAATCCCTCCCGCGTGCTGGATGTCAACAATCAGCTTGCCGCGCTGGAGGCAAATCTGGAAAAGGCATACGCCCGCTGGGATGAGTTGGAAGAAATGGCAGCAAAGTTTTCCACTTAG
- a CDS encoding hydrogenase iron-sulfur subunit codes for MTENTANKEWEPKIAAIVCNWCTYAGADLAGISRIQYPPNVRIIRVPCTGRINPFYIVKALQEGADGVLVSGCHPGECHYLSGNLVARRKFAALKSFLTYIGVEGNRTIFTWVSASEGDRFAQVIRGVTAKVKALGPASKLVKKVQEQRG; via the coding sequence ATGACTGAAAATACAGCAAACAAAGAATGGGAACCGAAGATCGCCGCGATCGTCTGCAACTGGTGCACATACGCGGGAGCGGATCTGGCCGGCATCAGCAGGATTCAGTATCCGCCGAATGTCCGGATCATTCGCGTTCCCTGCACGGGAAGAATCAATCCTTTTTATATCGTCAAGGCTCTTCAGGAAGGGGCTGACGGCGTTCTGGTTTCCGGTTGTCATCCGGGTGAATGCCACTATCTATCCGGAAATTTAGTGGCACGCCGCAAGTTTGCCGCGTTAAAGAGTTTCCTGACATACATCGGTGTGGAAGGCAACCGGACCATCTTCACCTGGGTTTCCGCCTCTGAAGGCGACCGTTTTGCCCAGGTTATCAGGGGCGTCACGGCAAAAGTCAAGGCGCTGGGACCTGCAAGCAAACTGGTCAAAAAAGTTCAGGAACAACGCGGATAG
- the yedF gene encoding sulfurtransferase-like selenium metabolism protein YedF, producing the protein MQGRFAPAWKPCWKWCINRKRRTSAIGHGNPEMHRTRYEQRDTRDTKMSDIKIVNATGLACPQPVVLAKQAIETNDKVKVIVDNDTALENVQRLGTKLGCDVKVEKNSDGNYEIDLARKAGAPLPAQDVSVSCNASADASGPFVIVCAEDKMGRGNDELGAVLIRAFLHTICLQKDKPDVMIFYNTGVKLTIQESEVLDDLKELAAAGVEMLVCGTCLNYFELKDKMGVGVVSNMYDIAGTMSKASRLLTP; encoded by the coding sequence ATGCAGGGCAGATTCGCACCCGCGTGGAAGCCCTGCTGGAAATGGTGCATAAATCGTAAACGACGGACGTCGGCTATCGGGCACGGAAACCCTGAGATGCACCGCACGAGATACGAGCAACGAGATACGAGGGATACTAAAATGAGTGATATTAAAATCGTCAACGCCACAGGGCTTGCCTGCCCGCAGCCGGTGGTTCTGGCCAAACAGGCAATTGAAACAAACGACAAGGTTAAAGTGATTGTCGATAACGACACGGCGCTGGAAAATGTCCAGCGTCTGGGAACAAAGCTGGGCTGCGACGTGAAAGTTGAAAAGAATAGTGACGGCAATTACGAAATCGATCTGGCGCGCAAAGCAGGCGCGCCTTTACCGGCCCAGGATGTTTCCGTATCGTGCAACGCTTCCGCCGACGCTTCCGGACCTTTCGTCATCGTCTGCGCCGAGGACAAAATGGGACGGGGCAACGATGAGCTCGGCGCCGTTTTGATCAGGGCTTTCCTGCACACAATCTGCCTGCAGAAGGATAAACCTGATGTCATGATCTTCTACAACACCGGCGTAAAACTTACCATCCAGGAATCAGAAGTTCTGGATGATTTGAAAGAACTGGCGGCAGCCGGCGTGGAAATGCTGGTTTGCGGTACATGCCTGAACTATTTTGAACTTAAAGACAAAATGGGCGTTGGCGTGGTCTCCAATATGTATGACATTGCCGGAACCATGAGCAAGGCCTCGCGATTACTGACGCCATGA
- a CDS encoding 4-carboxymuconolactone decarboxylase yields MNYYEPKDLADFPDITEWAADQGNKFFEYYGAATGAGLLTEREKSLIALTVAMTQNCPYCIDAFTTKCMSLGISSEEMMEAAHVGAAMMAGVTLAHTTQMRKIIKKKEM; encoded by the coding sequence ATGAATTACTATGAGCCGAAAGATCTGGCCGACTTTCCGGATATTACCGAATGGGCGGCTGACCAGGGAAATAAATTTTTTGAATATTACGGCGCGGCCACCGGGGCGGGCCTGCTCACGGAGCGGGAGAAATCACTCATTGCACTGACCGTGGCGATGACGCAGAACTGTCCGTATTGCATCGATGCCTTTACCACGAAGTGCATGTCGCTGGGCATTTCCAGCGAGGAGATGATGGAAGCCGCGCATGTGGGTGCGGCCATGATGGCGGGCGTCACACTGGCGCATACCACGCAGATGCGAAAAATCATCAAAAAGAAGGAAATGTAG
- a CDS encoding radical SAM protein codes for MLGRIGDSPSFARRIRAINKFPLTAKGIDILQINLGSICNLSCRHCHVNAGPARSEIMSRPILAKCLEVLSSLPIATIDITGGSPEMNPHLEWFIHEAAGLNRRLIVRSNLTLLLDAPYRHFMDVFTQNKVEIVTSLPDYMEVKSDRQRGAGVFSRVIESLHELNLRGYGVAGSGMFIDIVHNPVGAYLPGSQAALEREYHARLLAEHGVHFNRLFCLTNLPVGRYLDYLIESDNLDDYLSTLCRSFNPAAVDNVMCRTTLSVGWDGSLYDCDFNQMLGLTVNHGAPKNIMTFDLEKLKNREIVINNHCYGCVAGSGSSCQGTTTGI; via the coding sequence ATGCTTGGCCGGATTGGCGACAGTCCTTCGTTTGCCCGCAGGATCCGCGCCATCAACAAATTCCCGCTTACGGCCAAGGGCATTGATATTTTGCAGATCAACCTGGGCAGTATTTGCAATCTCTCCTGCCGGCACTGTCACGTTAATGCGGGGCCTGCGCGTTCCGAGATCATGTCCCGGCCAATTCTTGCAAAATGCCTGGAGGTTCTCTCCTCATTGCCGATCGCAACGATTGACATAACCGGCGGCTCGCCCGAAATGAACCCGCATCTCGAATGGTTTATTCATGAGGCGGCAGGGCTGAACCGGCGTTTGATTGTCCGCTCCAACCTGACCCTGCTTCTGGATGCGCCGTATCGCCATTTCATGGATGTTTTTACGCAAAACAAAGTCGAGATTGTGACATCGCTTCCGGATTATATGGAGGTCAAATCCGACCGCCAGCGCGGCGCCGGTGTTTTCAGCAGGGTTATTGAATCGCTTCATGAACTTAATTTGCGGGGCTACGGCGTGGCGGGAAGCGGCATGTTTATCGACATCGTCCACAACCCGGTGGGCGCCTATCTTCCGGGATCACAGGCGGCTCTCGAGCGCGAATATCATGCGCGGCTTCTGGCTGAGCATGGCGTCCATTTTAACCGGCTTTTCTGCCTCACGAATCTTCCGGTCGGGCGCTATCTGGATTACCTGATTGAATCCGACAATCTTGACGATTATCTCTCCACACTGTGCCGCTCATTCAACCCGGCTGCGGTTGATAACGTGATGTGCCGGACCACCCTTTCCGTGGGATGGGACGGATCGCTCTATGACTGCGACTTCAACCAGATGCTGGGGCTTACCGTCAATCACGGTGCGCCGAAAAATATCATGACTTTTGATCTTGAAAAGCTCAAAAACCGCGAGATCGTCATCAATAATCATTGTTATGGATGTGTCGCGGGCAGTGGATCATCCTGCCAGGGGACGACGACAGGGATATAG
- the modA gene encoding molybdate ABC transporter substrate-binding protein yields the protein MKKTVREIFYILAILGLFTASAHAADISLSIAASLREAVTELSASFSKNNPDIKFIYNFAGSGALAKQIANGAPADLFFSANSEWMDFLKTKKLLDENHTDILAFNSLVFVGRPDWKVKTIRDLPALEKIAIGSPKSVPAGQYAMEALTRAGVDKKLENKLVMARDVRECLMYAERGEVSGAFVYKTDALQMARKVKILFDVPQELYSRVTYPVSLTVSGSKKKAAAAFYNYLQTTEAKGILTKYGFVTK from the coding sequence GTGAAAAAAACCGTCAGAGAAATCTTTTATATTCTGGCCATACTGGGATTGTTCACCGCTTCAGCCCACGCTGCCGACATCAGTCTATCCATTGCGGCAAGCCTTCGGGAGGCTGTCACGGAACTTTCGGCGAGCTTTTCAAAGAATAATCCCGACATAAAGTTTATTTATAATTTTGCCGGATCAGGAGCGCTTGCCAAGCAGATCGCAAACGGCGCTCCGGCGGATCTTTTTTTCTCCGCCAATTCGGAATGGATGGATTTTCTGAAAACAAAAAAGCTGCTGGATGAAAATCACACGGATATTCTCGCGTTCAACTCTCTTGTTTTTGTCGGAAGGCCTGATTGGAAAGTAAAGACCATCCGGGATCTGCCCGCACTGGAAAAAATCGCCATCGGAAGCCCGAAGAGTGTTCCGGCGGGACAGTACGCCATGGAGGCGCTCACCAGGGCCGGTGTTGACAAAAAGCTCGAAAACAAACTGGTCATGGCCAGAGACGTCCGGGAATGTTTGATGTATGCTGAAAGAGGCGAGGTTTCCGGCGCGTTTGTCTATAAAACGGATGCCCTGCAAATGGCCAGGAAAGTAAAAATTCTTTTTGATGTTCCGCAGGAGCTTTATTCGCGGGTGACCTATCCCGTCTCGCTCACGGTGTCCGGAAGCAAAAAGAAAGCAGCGGCGGCATTTTACAACTATCTCCAGACTACTGAAGCGAAAGGAATCCTCACAAAATACGGATTTGTGACAAAGTAA
- a CDS encoding sulfurtransferase: protein MKKCFTVVALLSVFALAACAGHGTSVKGNEIPIENAAVKLVSDVKAGGYKLVTTSELKKSLDAGKKVTIISTLPAEEDKAFGIIPGALSAPLPKTEKELTPADKINLLKVAGSDKEKEIVVYCGFVACRRSSIGAKILVDEGYKNVSKYPGGITAWIEAGYPIVK, encoded by the coding sequence ATGAAAAAGTGTTTTACAGTCGTCGCGTTGCTGTCTGTTTTTGCTCTGGCGGCCTGCGCAGGGCACGGCACTTCGGTTAAAGGTAATGAAATCCCCATTGAAAATGCAGCTGTTAAACTTGTATCGGATGTGAAGGCTGGTGGTTACAAGCTGGTAACGACTTCTGAATTGAAAAAAAGTCTCGACGCCGGTAAAAAAGTTACCATTATCAGCACACTTCCCGCTGAAGAAGATAAAGCTTTTGGCATAATTCCCGGCGCACTAAGTGCCCCCCTGCCCAAGACGGAAAAGGAACTTACCCCGGCTGACAAGATCAACCTGCTGAAAGTTGCCGGCTCCGACAAGGAGAAAGAAATTGTGGTTTACTGCGGTTTTGTCGCCTGCAGAAGAAGCAGTATCGGGGCAAAAATTCTTGTTGATGAAGGTTACAAAAACGTTTCCAAATACCCCGGTGGAATCACGGCTTGGATTGAAGCAGGCTATCCAATTGTAAAGTAA
- the modC gene encoding molybdenum ABC transporter ATP-binding protein, translating into MELRINAQKKLNPFFLDVDFTIEGDRIGIFGPSGCGKSTLVSLIAGLTDPDRGRILINGQPVFDRESKVNIHAQHRRIGMVFQRPHLFPHLSVRANLLYGYKRCAEDQRKITLEHLVDVLQIGDLLHRGVNNLSGGEQQRVAIGRAVLSNPRMLIMDEPLSALDDSLKFQIIPFLKKSCEAFAIPYLFISHSLTEMRIMTERVLSMTDGCVTGQMTAGELARSAMGKSPFPYTNLLQLKGPRRIDGMVAYRFGDGELFISGGGRDEALYELSSTDIILFKRHPAAISARNLLKCRVGEIFEAGGRMGIGLLCGNEKLVAVVVKESVDDLEIREGVEVYAAVKATAFRELG; encoded by the coding sequence ATGGAATTGCGCATCAATGCCCAAAAAAAACTGAATCCGTTTTTTCTGGATGTGGATTTTACCATTGAAGGCGACCGGATCGGGATTTTCGGCCCCTCAGGATGCGGCAAGTCCACCCTGGTGAGCCTTATTGCCGGGTTGACCGATCCGGACCGGGGGCGCATTCTCATCAATGGACAGCCCGTTTTTGATCGTGAATCAAAAGTGAATATTCATGCCCAGCACCGGCGGATCGGCATGGTCTTTCAACGACCTCATCTCTTCCCGCACCTGAGCGTCAGGGCCAACCTCCTTTACGGCTACAAGCGTTGTGCGGAGGATCAGCGCAAAATCACCCTGGAGCATCTGGTCGATGTTCTGCAGATCGGCGATCTTCTTCACCGGGGAGTCAACAACCTGTCCGGCGGCGAGCAGCAGCGGGTGGCGATCGGCCGGGCCGTGCTTTCCAATCCGCGCATGCTGATCATGGACGAGCCTCTTTCCGCTCTGGATGACAGCCTCAAGTTCCAGATCATTCCTTTTCTCAAGAAATCCTGCGAAGCATTTGCCATCCCTTATCTGTTCATTTCCCACTCCCTGACGGAAATGAGGATCATGACCGAGCGGGTACTGAGCATGACCGACGGGTGCGTTACCGGACAAATGACGGCGGGGGAACTGGCCCGAAGCGCAATGGGAAAAAGTCCGTTTCCCTATACAAATCTTCTGCAGCTCAAGGGGCCGCGCCGTATTGACGGAATGGTTGCCTACCGTTTCGGAGACGGCGAACTGTTTATTTCCGGCGGCGGCCGGGATGAAGCCCTCTATGAGCTTTCCTCCACGGACATTATCCTTTTCAAGCGCCACCCCGCAGCGATCAGCGCCCGCAACCTTTTGAAATGCCGCGTCGGCGAAATATTCGAAGCAGGCGGAAGAATGGGCATCGGGCTTTTGTGCGGCAATGAAAAGCTTGTCGCGGTGGTTGTGAAGGAGTCTGTTGACGATCTGGAAATCCGGGAAGGCGTGGAAGTCTACGCCGCCGTCAAAGCAACGGCTTTCAGGGAACTGGGCTGA
- a CDS encoding 2-hydroxyacyl-CoA dehydratase — translation MKAGVEPLVNDGFAGEATKRTLAYLQKQREQGKNIVGTYCSYAPLELIRAAGAAPAMLCAFANKTIEAAETVLPANLCPLIKSSYGFIKTDTCPFFAISEAVIAETTCDGKKKMFELISQIKPMHVMDLPQLPDQEEALNSWTAMVKKLKGFLETTFDRKIDDKDVEKEIQATNEKNRLMNKIFDFAALTPTPVSWLEFYDLTYLGQASNTQDMLPLLKDCVARLEKRVADGIYHGEKNSPRVLVTGCPVGGDATKVFKIIEDAGGVIVVLDSCTGMKPYASLIAENTPDPYAALARRYLDLPCSCMTPNTRRLTELDRMIERFRPDVVVDVVLHACHSYNIESHKIKEHVTGKYKMPFLKIETDYSQSDAGQIRTRVEALLEMVHKS, via the coding sequence ATGAAAGCAGGCGTTGAACCATTAGTAAATGACGGCTTTGCCGGTGAAGCTACAAAACGGACATTGGCCTATCTGCAAAAACAGCGGGAACAGGGAAAGAACATTGTCGGCACCTACTGCAGTTATGCTCCCCTGGAACTCATTCGGGCCGCAGGCGCCGCGCCGGCGATGTTGTGCGCCTTTGCCAATAAAACCATCGAAGCGGCGGAAACGGTTCTTCCGGCCAATCTCTGTCCGCTCATTAAATCCAGTTACGGCTTCATCAAAACAGATACCTGTCCTTTCTTTGCCATCTCGGAAGCGGTCATTGCCGAGACCACCTGCGACGGCAAGAAAAAAATGTTTGAGTTAATCTCGCAGATTAAACCGATGCATGTCATGGATCTGCCGCAGCTTCCCGACCAGGAGGAAGCCCTGAACAGCTGGACGGCCATGGTCAAAAAACTCAAAGGCTTTCTGGAGACAACCTTTGACCGTAAAATTGACGACAAAGACGTGGAGAAAGAAATTCAGGCAACCAATGAAAAAAATCGCCTGATGAATAAAATATTTGATTTTGCCGCACTCACCCCGACGCCGGTCAGCTGGCTGGAGTTTTATGATCTGACTTACCTGGGACAGGCCTCAAACACGCAGGACATGCTGCCACTGCTCAAGGATTGCGTCGCCAGACTCGAAAAGCGCGTAGCCGATGGTATTTATCACGGGGAAAAGAATTCTCCCCGCGTTCTGGTCACCGGCTGCCCGGTAGGCGGCGACGCCACGAAAGTTTTTAAGATCATCGAAGACGCCGGAGGCGTGATTGTGGTTCTGGATTCCTGCACCGGCATGAAGCCTTATGCCAGTCTGATTGCTGAAAACACGCCGGACCCATACGCGGCGCTGGCGCGCCGGTATCTGGACCTCCCCTGCTCCTGTATGACGCCCAACACCCGCCGTCTGACGGAGCTGGATAGAATGATCGAGCGCTTCAGGCCGGATGTGGTCGTCGATGTGGTGCTTCATGCCTGCCATTCCTACAATATTGAATCACACAAGATTAAAGAACATGTTACGGGAAAGTATAAAATGCCGTTTTTGAAAATCGAAACGGATTACTCGCAAAGCGATGCAGGGCAGATTCGCACCCGCGTGGAAGCCCTGCTGGAAATGGTGCATAAATCGTAA
- a CDS encoding molybdate ABC transporter permease subunit has translation MPAFSHSDYLAILLSLKVATVATFLSLPFGFIVAYLMTYKKFRGRVALDVLVNLPLTLPPVVIGYLLLLLLGKNGWIGLWVLQPLGINIIFTWKAAVIATAVVGFPLMVRSIRTGMETIDGRLIEASRTLGAAPLDTIITVILPLSYRGLIAGSLLMFARGLGEFGATIIVAGNIPGVTQTIPLAIYEYVSSPRGDAIAIALCIVSVTISVAVLVFHEWLGRRMVKVD, from the coding sequence ATGCCTGCTTTCAGTCATTCGGATTATCTCGCCATCCTGCTGTCCCTGAAGGTTGCCACGGTGGCAACCTTCCTGTCCCTGCCGTTCGGCTTTATCGTGGCCTATCTCATGACCTACAAAAAATTCCGGGGACGGGTTGCCCTGGATGTACTTGTCAATCTGCCGCTGACGCTGCCACCGGTCGTCATCGGCTATTTACTGCTGCTGCTTCTGGGGAAAAACGGGTGGATCGGCCTGTGGGTCTTGCAGCCGCTGGGAATTAATATCATTTTCACATGGAAGGCGGCGGTCATCGCCACGGCGGTGGTCGGCTTCCCGCTGATGGTCCGATCGATCCGGACGGGCATGGAAACCATTGACGGACGGCTCATCGAGGCGTCCCGCACCCTGGGCGCGGCACCGCTGGACACCATTATCACGGTGATTCTGCCGCTTTCCTATCGCGGGCTGATCGCTGGATCTCTGCTCATGTTTGCGCGGGGACTGGGTGAATTCGGCGCCACAATCATCGTGGCCGGCAACATCCCCGGCGTGACACAAACCATTCCGCTCGCCATTTATGAATATGTCAGTTCTCCCCGCGGGGATGCGATAGCTATAGCCCTGTGCATCGTTTCGGTCACCATTTCGGTCGCTGTGCTTGTTTTCCACGAGTGGCTGGGCAGACGCATGGTTAAGGTGGACTGA